GTTGAAGCGGTTCCTGTCCCGCCATGACGTGGACGTGCAGGGGCTGGAGCGGGTGCTGGCGCGGGGGCTTCGGGCCGAGCGCATCCTGGACAGCCGCATCCGGCTGCGGGCGCAGGTGGGTGAGACCGAGGTCCGCCGCCACTTCGAGCAGAACGCGGACGAATATCCGGAAGGCTACGAGGCGGCGCGCGCCGCCATCCGGGAGAAGCTGGTTCGGGGGCGGTATGGGGCGCTGGCGGCGGAAGAGCTGGCGCAGGTGCGGGCCTCGGCGCAGGTGCGCCGCGTGGCGCCCTTTGCCCGGGAGGCAAGTCGATGAGGCGGATGCGCGAGGAGTCGGCGCCCGAGGCCCGGCACGGCTACACCATCCGGCAGATGGCGGCGGAGGACCTGTCCGCGGTCATGCTGCTGGAGCAGGCCTCGTTCAAGAACCCCTGGTCCCAGGACCTGCTCAAGCGCGAGCTTCAGCACGAATGGTCCACCATCCTCCTCGTGGAGGAGGAGCGGGAGGCGGACGGGCCGGAGCTGCTGGGCCTGGCCATCTTCTGGATCGTCCATGACGAGGTGCACGTGCTGAACGTGGCCACCGCGCCCAAGCACCGGCGCCGGGGCGTGGCGCGCGCCGTCATGGACGAGGTCCTGGCGCGGGGGAGGGCCAAGCGCTGCACGCTGGCCACCCTGGAGGTACGCAAGAGCAACGAGGCCGCGCTCCAGCTCTACCGGGCCTTTGGCTTCCGCCCCGTCGGCATCCGGCCGAACTACTACGTCGACGAGGGGGAGGACGCCGTCGTGATGGTCCTCGACTTCTAACCGCACGCGGAGTAGAGGACCGCCCCGTTGTAGACCAGCCGTGCGCGGAAGCGCCGAGGCGGGGAATGGGACCTGGGACCCTGGCCGGTTGTAGGCAAGGGACAGGCCGTGCTTGACACGGATAGGCCCCTTCCTATACTCGCGCGCCTTTACCGTTGTCTTGTAGGTAGATATGCGCCGCCTGGTGTCTCTGGCGGCGACGAACCCGAAGAAGAGGTATCAGTGCCGACCATTAGCCAGCTGGTCCGCAAGGGCCGCGAGAAGCTCGTCGTCAAGGGCAAGAGCCCCGCGCTCAAGGAGTCCCCTCAGAAGCGTGGCGTCTGCACGCGCGTGTACACCACGACCCCGAAGAAGCCGAACTCGGCCCTCCGCAAGGTGGCCCGTGTTCGTCTGACGAACGGGATCGAGGTCACGTCCTACATCCCCGGCGTGGGTCACAACCTCCAGGAGCACTCGGTGGTGATGATTCGCGGTGGCCGTGTGAAGGACCTCCCGGGCGTCCGCTACCACATCGTCCGTGGAACGCTGGACTCCGTGGGTGTCGCGGGTCGCAAGCAGAGCCGCTCCAAGTACGGCGCGAAGCGTCCGAGCTGATCGCTCGTCACGCGGATCACCTTCTGTAGCGCAGAGTCCGGACGCATCGCCCCGCACCCTGGGGAGCGTCCTTGTGAAGTTCCTCCTGCAGTGCTTGAAGCCCCGTGGATTTCTCCCAATGGGAGTGGGGCGTAAGGGAAGAGAGAAGAGATGCCTCGCCGTCGCGTAGTCGCCAAGCGCAAGATTCTTCCGGATCCGAAGTTCCAGGACCGGCTCGTCACCAAGTTCGTCAACGACCTGATGCGGAAGGGCAAGAAGTCCATCGCGGAAGGCGTTTGCTACGGTGCCTTCGCCCTCATTGAGGAGCGCGCGAAGGAAGACCCCCTCAAGACCTTCAAGAAGGCCCTCGACAACGTCAAGCCGGTGCTCGAGGTCAAGAGCCGCCGCGTCGGTGGCGCCACCTACCAGGTGCCTGTCGAGGTCCGTCAGGACCGCCGCGTGGCGCTCGGCATGCGTTGGATCATCACCTACTCCAAGGCGCGTGGTGAGAAGACCATGCAGGAGAAGCTGGCCGGTGAGATCATGGACGCCGCCAACAACCGCGGCAACGCGGTGAAGAAGCGTGAAGACACGCACAAGATGGCGGAGGCCAACAAGGCCTTCGCTCACTACCGCTGGTAGGC
This window of the Myxococcus xanthus genome carries:
- the rpsL gene encoding 30S ribosomal protein S12, with amino-acid sequence MPTISQLVRKGREKLVVKGKSPALKESPQKRGVCTRVYTTTPKKPNSALRKVARVRLTNGIEVTSYIPGVGHNLQEHSVVMIRGGRVKDLPGVRYHIVRGTLDSVGVAGRKQSRSKYGAKRPS
- the rimI gene encoding ribosomal protein S18-alanine N-acetyltransferase — its product is MRRMREESAPEARHGYTIRQMAAEDLSAVMLLEQASFKNPWSQDLLKRELQHEWSTILLVEEEREADGPELLGLAIFWIVHDEVHVLNVATAPKHRRRGVARAVMDEVLARGRAKRCTLATLEVRKSNEAALQLYRAFGFRPVGIRPNYYVDEGEDAVVMVLDF
- the rpsG gene encoding 30S ribosomal protein S7, which translates into the protein MPRRRVVAKRKILPDPKFQDRLVTKFVNDLMRKGKKSIAEGVCYGAFALIEERAKEDPLKTFKKALDNVKPVLEVKSRRVGGATYQVPVEVRQDRRVALGMRWIITYSKARGEKTMQEKLAGEIMDAANNRGNAVKKREDTHKMAEANKAFAHYRW